From a single Artemia franciscana chromosome 9, ASM3288406v1, whole genome shotgun sequence genomic region:
- the LOC136031311 gene encoding uncharacterized protein LOC136031311, whose amino-acid sequence MKTEGSNSEKHFKLAAEELKGVSKRKMKGFQPVFKKKEFMFRFGQRGYSKMSQRSIYTEKNKVADERQKGENQPMLEREEYMSQGRKTSHQRQSYEGKTSVHPRDKEYKADRSKNEVYWQKEKRHNPCCGDKVVTSEMALQRNLAALKRKRRVAQPKEIVPVFPEDFQFAVNFPFGPVDVYYLWMPKVQPWSVKEFGGWHLCEYEDSFYLSYRNKQ is encoded by the coding sequence ATGAAAACTGAAGGATCAAATTCTGAAAAGCACTTCAAGTTAGCTGCAGAAGAGTTAAAAGGAGTTAGCAAGCGAAAAATGAAAGGTTTCCAGCCTGTGTTTAAGAAAAAGGAGTTTATGTTTCGATTTGGTCAAAGAGGCTATTCGAAAATGAGCCAAAGAAGTATATACACTGAAAAGAATAAAGTGGCTGATGAGCGTCAGAAGGGGGAAAACCAGCCAATGTTGGAAAGGGAAGAATATATGTCCCAAGGAAGAAAAACCTCACATCAAAGGCAAAGCTATGAAGGAAAAACTTCAGTTCATCCCCGAGACAAGGAATACAAGGCAGATAGAAGCAAAAACGAAGTTTATTGGCAAAAAGAGAAGAGGCACAACCCTTGCTGTGGCGATAAGGTTGTTACATCTGAAATGGCTCTACAGCGAAATTTGGCAGccctcaaaagaaaaagaagggtTGCCCAGCCAAAAGAAATAGTACCTGTCTTTCCAGAAGATTTTCAATTTGCAGTCAATTTTCCTTTTGGCCCTGTCGATGTTTACTATTTGTGGATGCCGAAGGTACAACCTTGGAGCGTTAAAGAATTTGGAGGCTGGCATTTGTGCGAATACGAAGATAGCTTCTATCTTTCTTATAG